Proteins from one Faecalibacterium sp. I3-3-33 genomic window:
- a CDS encoding 5-bromo-4-chloroindolyl phosphate hydrolysis family protein yields MYDRENDNRNNEGRQVQQELEDQLRAFGDTMTDAFAHGFEGRGMDIGDRAWDVGKAAVHAANYGIGEAAKVFRQGRRSSPYGDAKQTSNEGAADADPAGMPDWFRQIFAKPEPTPVENIRISAKKRYSAGCTLLAVGITFAVIFGLGGIGCIVAAEAFLPGLITETVIGDTVATAAEGMTYTFTTGASMATTVLEITGNVLTLVACGFGAMIAAGASRLSASKKLRLLADTAEKLNVQKGLSVEMLADLTHQTKKKALKKLRSYIHKGWLNAWLDDDIETLYLTAEDYRAAKEAAAAAAAVQPQPEKVETGDAPLNLDTARRFAAVLEKEQQLMQDAQAREELAAMHKTTTAICDWLEAHPESQPKTRRFAEYYIPTTLKLLHTYNDVQGQQGENAETIRRDIAGILHTLNQAYENLYNNLLSDVAMDISSEIAALQGMLANDGLTGREFE; encoded by the coding sequence ATGTACGATCGTGAAAACGATAACCGAAATAACGAAGGCCGACAGGTACAGCAGGAGCTGGAAGACCAGCTGCGCGCCTTTGGCGACACCATGACCGATGCCTTTGCCCACGGCTTTGAGGGCAGGGGCATGGATATCGGTGACCGGGCGTGGGATGTGGGCAAAGCCGCCGTCCATGCGGCCAACTATGGCATCGGGGAGGCGGCAAAGGTCTTCCGGCAGGGGCGCAGAAGTTCCCCCTACGGGGATGCAAAGCAGACCTCTAACGAAGGTGCTGCGGATGCCGACCCCGCCGGGATGCCCGACTGGTTCCGGCAGATCTTTGCAAAGCCGGAGCCTACCCCGGTGGAAAACATCCGTATCAGCGCAAAAAAACGATATAGCGCAGGCTGCACGCTGCTGGCTGTGGGCATTACCTTTGCGGTGATCTTCGGTCTGGGCGGCATTGGCTGCATTGTGGCAGCGGAGGCCTTTCTGCCCGGCCTTATTACGGAGACCGTGATCGGTGACACGGTGGCCACGGCCGCGGAGGGCATGACCTATACCTTTACCACCGGCGCTTCCATGGCCACGACGGTGCTGGAGATCACAGGCAATGTGTTGACCCTTGTTGCCTGCGGCTTTGGCGCGATGATCGCCGCCGGTGCCTCCCGGCTGTCGGCCTCCAAAAAGCTGCGCCTGCTGGCAGATACAGCCGAAAAGCTGAACGTACAGAAGGGGCTTTCGGTGGAGATGCTGGCAGATCTGACCCACCAGACCAAGAAAAAAGCGCTGAAAAAGCTGCGCAGCTACATCCATAAGGGCTGGCTGAACGCATGGCTGGACGATGACATCGAGACGCTCTACCTGACGGCAGAGGACTACCGCGCCGCCAAGGAAGCTGCCGCTGCCGCTGCCGCCGTGCAGCCGCAGCCGGAAAAGGTGGAAACCGGCGATGCTCCGCTCAATCTCGATACCGCTCGCCGCTTTGCTGCCGTGCTGGAAAAAGAGCAGCAGCTTATGCAGGACGCACAGGCGCGGGAAGAACTGGCCGCCATGCACAAGACCACTACCGCCATCTGCGACTGGCTGGAAGCACACCCGGAAAGCCAGCCCAAGACCCGCCGTTTTGCGGAATATTATATCCCCACCACCCTCAAGCTGCTGCACACCTATAACGATGTGCAGGGGCAGCAGGGCGAAAACGCCGAGACCATCCGCCGGGATATCGCGGGCATCCTGCATACTTTGAATCAGGCGTATGAGAACTTGTACAACAATCTGCTTTCGGACGTAGCCATGGATATTTCTTCCGAGATCGCCGCTTTGCAGGGAATGCTGGCCAACGACGGCCTGACCGGGAGGGAATTTGAATGA
- the recJ gene encoding single-stranded-DNA-specific exonuclease RecJ, which yields MTYRAWEQKPLDRTAVRELTAAIAEQAAAQLEEQAMDEAPWSDEKYKAVLAAQQKENALLAGILAARGITDPAEALTLLAGEEALSDPALLTDMDAACQRIWQAIDNGETIAVFGDYDVDGVTATALLYQHLKGMGATVKCMLPSREGDGYGLSKNAIQSMHNKGCTLIVTVDNGISAVEEADFAASLGMDLIITDHHLPPDTLPKAVAVVDPRREDDHSPFKGLCGAGVAFKLCAALDGCPPEEMLDYCGDLAAVGTVADVMPLVGENRTLVKAGLRQLQQTDRPGFGALLEEVGLAGKPITAENISYAIAPRINAAGRMDNAVTALQLVLCEDPDRAEELAHKLGEINAHRQETEQQIFKAAEELLEQQPERLDDRIMLLWGRDWHPGVIGIVASRLVERTGRPVIVVTIDEHGEGKGSGRSVQGFNLHACIGSCADLLVRYGGHAMAAGLSVREENLPELRRRLNEWAARECPVLHTPPLTCDVTIHLDRITVESVRHLDQLAPYGAENPTPVFLLQSAMVDGVYPVSEGRHSRLRLRQGNSCLYAVWFGMPAEQLPYALGDVVDAALNLSVYESARGAQLSGRIIDLHPAGLGAELARQAALVQALRRGTPLTEEQKKQIAPARTDIIAVYRELQSRRWHAEDLQPLCAKLGEEQTGKTLVAVAALEQVGLITAAEKGGAKFWELVPTAGKKNLADAPILKCLEEL from the coding sequence ATGACCTACCGTGCTTGGGAACAAAAACCGCTGGACCGCACCGCTGTGCGGGAGTTGACCGCCGCCATTGCCGAGCAGGCAGCGGCACAGCTGGAAGAGCAGGCCATGGACGAAGCGCCGTGGTCAGACGAAAAATATAAGGCTGTGCTGGCTGCGCAGCAGAAGGAAAACGCTCTGCTGGCGGGTATCCTTGCCGCCCGGGGCATCACCGACCCCGCCGAGGCGCTGACCTTACTGGCAGGGGAGGAGGCGCTTTCCGACCCCGCCCTGCTGACCGATATGGACGCCGCCTGCCAGCGCATCTGGCAGGCCATCGACAACGGCGAGACCATCGCGGTTTTTGGTGATTACGATGTGGACGGCGTGACCGCTACCGCCCTGCTGTACCAGCATCTCAAGGGCATGGGCGCGACCGTCAAGTGTATGCTGCCCAGCCGCGAGGGGGACGGCTACGGCCTGTCCAAAAACGCCATTCAGTCCATGCACAACAAGGGCTGCACTCTCATCGTGACGGTGGATAACGGCATCTCTGCCGTGGAAGAAGCCGACTTTGCGGCTTCGCTGGGCATGGACCTGATCATTACCGACCACCATCTGCCGCCGGACACCCTGCCCAAGGCTGTGGCGGTGGTTGACCCCCGCCGGGAGGACGACCACAGCCCCTTCAAGGGTCTGTGCGGCGCGGGTGTAGCCTTCAAGCTTTGCGCTGCGCTGGACGGCTGTCCGCCGGAGGAGATGCTGGATTACTGCGGCGACCTTGCCGCCGTGGGCACGGTGGCGGATGTGATGCCGCTGGTGGGGGAGAACCGCACCCTTGTCAAGGCTGGGCTGCGGCAGCTGCAACAGACCGACCGCCCCGGCTTTGGGGCACTTTTAGAGGAAGTCGGCCTTGCGGGCAAGCCCATCACTGCCGAGAATATCAGCTACGCCATCGCGCCCCGCATCAATGCGGCAGGCCGCATGGATAACGCCGTTACCGCTTTGCAGCTGGTGCTCTGCGAGGACCCGGACAGGGCTGAGGAGCTGGCGCACAAGCTTGGCGAGATCAACGCCCACCGGCAGGAGACCGAGCAGCAGATCTTCAAAGCCGCCGAGGAATTGCTGGAGCAGCAGCCCGAGCGGCTGGACGACCGCATCATGCTGCTGTGGGGACGGGACTGGCACCCCGGCGTCATCGGCATCGTGGCGTCCCGGCTGGTGGAACGCACCGGACGCCCGGTCATCGTGGTCACCATTGACGAGCACGGCGAGGGCAAGGGCAGCGGACGCAGCGTGCAGGGCTTTAACCTGCACGCCTGCATCGGCTCCTGTGCCGACCTTCTGGTGCGCTATGGCGGCCACGCCATGGCGGCGGGACTTTCCGTCCGGGAAGAAAACCTGCCCGAACTGCGCCGCCGCCTGAACGAGTGGGCGGCCCGGGAGTGCCCGGTGCTGCACACCCCGCCGCTTACCTGTGACGTGACCATCCATCTGGACCGTATCACGGTGGAAAGCGTGCGGCACTTGGATCAGCTGGCACCCTACGGAGCGGAGAACCCCACCCCGGTTTTCCTGCTGCAAAGTGCCATGGTGGACGGCGTGTACCCGGTATCGGAAGGGCGGCACAGCCGCCTGCGGCTGCGGCAGGGCAATAGCTGCCTGTACGCCGTCTGGTTCGGGATGCCCGCCGAGCAGCTGCCCTACGCGCTGGGCGATGTGGTGGACGCGGCACTGAACCTTTCGGTGTACGAGTCCGCCCGAGGGGCGCAGCTCTCCGGCCGCATCATCGACCTGCACCCGGCAGGGCTGGGCGCAGAGCTGGCGCGGCAGGCTGCACTGGTGCAGGCGCTGCGCCGGGGCACCCCCCTGACTGAAGAACAAAAGAAACAGATTGCTCCCGCCCGCACGGATATCATTGCCGTGTACCGGGAATTGCAGTCCCGCCGCTGGCACGCCGAGGATCTGCAGCCCCTGTGCGCAAAGCTGGGCGAGGAGCAGACCGGCAAAACGCTGGTGGCAGTTGCCGCTTTGGAGCAGGTGGGGCTGATCACCGCAGCGGAAAAAGGCGGGGCAAAATTCTGGGAGCTGGTGCCGACAGCAGGCAAAAAGAACCTTGCCGATGCCCCCATCCTGAAATGTCTGGAGGAACTATAA